Proteins from a single region of Paenibacillus sp. BIHB 4019:
- a CDS encoding family 43 glycosylhydrolase: MKKSIALLFAVWMALSLAVGSVAATPTTEFQNPVNSAGADPWVYYNDNDGYYYYTRTTGDVTLWRSRTLTGIDSSEKKVVWTPPSGMSDIWAPEIHSIGGKWYIYYTANSGCGDSCRGVYILENASADPFAGSWTSKGKVVGTGAGLDGTVFENGGTLYFLYGGYDSNWSSIYIAAMSNPWTLSTPLTKIATRDQSWESDLVEGPEVLKRNGKIFIGYSTFPCWSDNYRLGLLTASDTANLLSAASWTKSSGSVFQSSPSNNVYATGHNSFAKSKDGTEDWIVYHANNETGQGCGPRPTRMQKFTWNGDGTPNFGVPVSPAARTQVPSGEFRIEGEHATLHNALVHTKAGASHGAVAGYIDYSDSYALFEGINAPASGHYKVHVRYANGSGATATHNVSVNGSTPFPLSYNNIGWDTYDVSVFETQMKKGYQNTIKFAKGVNYAEIDSIELEWIGPSFGDDFSDGSDNGWTTYGGSWSVSGGAYGVNAGAGFKSIANGINLSDFVYEGELKMASGGDAGLLFRVSDPAIGSDALKGYYAALNTNNTVVLGKFNSNWTYLTGASFTVTPGTTYRMKVVANGATIKVYVNDMDTPVVTHSDSSYTSGGIGVRTYNSAVTFDNLTATPVFADGFSDGNPDGWAAYGGTWGIGSGAYTVSAGSGHKSVFSTSSFGNVVYEGDVRMTTGSGDAGLLFRVSDPGFGANSLKGYYAAINTNGSVVLGKFDNNWTYITGASMTVNTGTTYRLKVIADGARIRVYVDDMAAAKIDVTDSSFASGSLGLRVHGPAAAFDQLYAESRG; this comes from the coding sequence ATGAAAAAATCGATCGCCTTACTTTTTGCCGTTTGGATGGCGTTGTCGCTAGCTGTTGGGAGCGTCGCTGCTACCCCCACGACTGAGTTTCAAAACCCCGTTAACAGTGCCGGGGCAGATCCCTGGGTCTATTATAACGACAACGACGGGTATTATTATTACACACGCACGACCGGCGATGTCACGCTTTGGCGTTCGCGCACGTTGACCGGAATCGACAGCAGCGAGAAGAAGGTGGTATGGACACCTCCGAGCGGCATGTCTGACATTTGGGCTCCCGAAATTCATTCTATCGGAGGCAAATGGTATATTTATTATACGGCCAATTCAGGCTGCGGCGACTCCTGCCGTGGTGTCTACATTTTGGAAAACGCTTCGGCAGATCCATTCGCCGGCTCGTGGACGAGCAAAGGAAAAGTCGTCGGTACTGGAGCTGGGCTCGACGGCACTGTGTTCGAAAACGGAGGCACGCTCTACTTTCTATACGGCGGTTATGATTCCAATTGGTCGAGCATCTATATCGCCGCTATGAGCAACCCGTGGACGCTGTCCACCCCGCTAACTAAAATCGCGACGCGCGACCAAAGCTGGGAGAGCGATCTGGTCGAAGGACCTGAAGTTCTCAAGCGAAACGGCAAAATCTTCATTGGTTACTCGACTTTCCCGTGCTGGTCGGACAATTACCGGCTCGGCTTGCTGACGGCATCCGATACGGCTAATTTGTTAAGCGCCGCTTCCTGGACAAAGTCTTCTGGCTCCGTGTTCCAATCCTCCCCTTCGAACAACGTATACGCCACAGGCCATAACAGCTTTGCCAAATCAAAGGATGGCACGGAAGATTGGATTGTGTATCATGCCAATAATGAAACAGGGCAAGGCTGCGGACCTCGTCCGACGCGCATGCAGAAGTTCACGTGGAATGGGGACGGAACCCCAAATTTCGGCGTTCCTGTATCTCCAGCTGCGCGAACACAAGTACCTTCCGGCGAGTTTCGAATTGAAGGGGAACACGCGACCTTGCATAACGCGCTAGTTCATACGAAAGCAGGAGCATCTCACGGAGCAGTCGCCGGATATATTGACTACAGTGACAGCTACGCGCTGTTCGAGGGCATCAACGCGCCGGCATCGGGCCACTACAAAGTCCATGTGAGGTATGCGAACGGAAGCGGCGCAACCGCTACCCACAACGTATCGGTTAACGGAAGCACGCCGTTCCCGCTCAGCTATAATAACATCGGCTGGGATACTTACGACGTCAGCGTATTCGAGACACAGATGAAGAAAGGTTACCAGAACACAATCAAATTTGCGAAAGGAGTCAACTACGCGGAGATCGACAGCATCGAGCTGGAGTGGATAGGTCCGTCATTCGGCGATGACTTCAGCGATGGCAGCGACAATGGCTGGACAACATACGGCGGTTCATGGAGCGTTAGCGGAGGAGCCTATGGCGTAAATGCAGGAGCCGGCTTTAAATCAATCGCGAACGGCATCAACTTGTCGGACTTCGTTTATGAGGGCGAGCTGAAAATGGCGAGCGGAGGCGATGCCGGCCTGCTGTTCCGAGTGTCCGACCCGGCGATAGGCAGCGATGCACTGAAGGGCTACTATGCGGCGCTGAATACGAACAACACGGTCGTTTTAGGCAAGTTCAACTCCAACTGGACTTACCTGACAGGCGCTTCCTTCACCGTAACACCAGGGACGACCTATCGCATGAAGGTCGTCGCGAACGGAGCAACTATTAAAGTCTACGTTAATGATATGGATACGCCTGTCGTCACGCACAGCGACAGTTCCTATACCTCAGGCGGAATCGGCGTGCGCACGTACAATTCGGCGGTGACATTCGACAACCTGACGGCAACGCCGGTGTTTGCCGACGGCTTCAGCGATGGAAACCCCGACGGCTGGGCAGCTTACGGAGGGACGTGGGGGATTGGCAGCGGGGCCTACACGGTAAGCGCCGGCAGCGGTCATAAATCTGTCTTTTCTACTTCGTCGTTCGGCAACGTAGTGTATGAAGGCGATGTCCGCATGACTACCGGAAGCGGTGATGCCGGCCTTTTGTTTCGCGTGTCCGACCCGGGATTCGGCGCCAATAGCTTGAAGGGATATTACGCTGCGATCAATACGAACGGCTCCGTCGTTCTCGGAAAATTCGATAACAATTGGACCTACATTACAGGCGCAAGCATGACGGTAAATACAGGAACGACCTATCGCCTGAAAGTTATCGCCGATGGAGCACGTATTCGCGTGTATGTCGATGACATGGCTGCGGCCAAAATAGACGTTACGGATTCATCCTTCGCATCGGGCAGCCTCGGCTTGCGGGTACACGGTCCAGCAGCGGCTTTTGATCAGCTTTATGCTGAATCCAGAGGTTAA
- a CDS encoding helix-turn-helix domain-containing protein codes for MFSLLIVDDEEILREGLKDAVPWEDWGFQVVALAGSGEEGLECFAHLRPDVLMTDIKMYELSGLDLLKAAKEMDPECEVVLLSGYEDFHYAKQGIALGAAAYMLKLNLFDEAEQIFLKLRGRLEARQELERNQRDALRKNAAVELGNRLRGEPSSAEELIGDYFVAALHTPAGIASLHAELSRAAADLEWRIAEIGKNILVACIPRSASELERDLPWPDAQRQFIQLMDVHTDVIAGIGAKVPGSAIEVSFRQAMKMVDYGLLHGSARRYAFDEMEASLSDKPVEVPKYDDIQLWIDMNHMDSLVQALDRYMLAAIDSMATIADVKRVALNVLLRLNERLQDKKLDIRPEWEVNVLAALLNRKVGILDIRDWLFSIIHSLAGVCKRAKNDSGSQLEQAIRFIDKNYKQDISLQEVALSLYMSPSYFSVKFKEAAGMNFIDYVTMKRVEQAAALLAGTNKKVVEISREVGYEDEKYFSRVFKREKQVSPGQYRKEKQVSEL; via the coding sequence ATGTTTTCTCTGCTCATTGTGGATGACGAAGAAATATTGAGAGAGGGACTGAAAGACGCCGTGCCTTGGGAGGACTGGGGATTTCAGGTCGTGGCTCTGGCAGGCAGTGGAGAGGAAGGGCTGGAATGCTTTGCCCATCTTCGGCCTGACGTGCTTATGACGGATATTAAGATGTACGAGTTAAGCGGTCTCGATTTGCTGAAAGCGGCCAAGGAAATGGACCCGGAATGCGAAGTTGTGCTGCTCAGCGGTTACGAGGATTTTCATTATGCGAAGCAAGGCATCGCTCTTGGAGCTGCGGCGTATATGCTCAAGCTGAATTTGTTCGATGAAGCGGAGCAAATTTTCCTGAAGCTCAGAGGCCGGCTGGAGGCGAGACAAGAGCTTGAGCGCAACCAAAGGGACGCGCTTCGGAAAAATGCAGCGGTCGAGCTGGGAAATCGACTGCGAGGCGAGCCTTCTTCGGCAGAGGAACTCATTGGCGATTACTTTGTCGCTGCCCTGCATACACCCGCAGGCATCGCCTCGCTGCATGCTGAGCTGAGCCGGGCAGCAGCCGACTTAGAATGGAGAATCGCGGAGATCGGAAAGAACATCCTTGTCGCTTGCATCCCCCGATCAGCTTCTGAATTAGAGCGGGATCTTCCATGGCCGGACGCTCAGCGCCAATTCATACAACTGATGGATGTGCACACTGACGTTATTGCAGGGATTGGTGCTAAGGTGCCAGGCTCCGCGATCGAAGTTTCGTTCAGGCAAGCTATGAAGATGGTCGATTACGGCTTGCTCCATGGTTCGGCTCGCCGTTATGCGTTCGATGAAATGGAGGCGTCACTAAGCGACAAGCCAGTAGAAGTTCCCAAGTACGACGACATCCAGCTGTGGATCGACATGAATCATATGGACTCACTGGTCCAGGCTTTGGACCGTTACATGTTGGCGGCGATCGATTCAATGGCAACGATTGCTGACGTGAAGAGGGTAGCGCTAAACGTGCTGCTGCGCTTGAACGAGAGATTGCAAGATAAGAAGCTTGACATTCGACCCGAATGGGAAGTTAACGTTCTTGCAGCCCTCCTAAACAGAAAGGTAGGCATTCTCGACATCAGAGATTGGCTGTTTTCTATCATTCATAGCCTTGCCGGGGTATGCAAGCGGGCGAAAAACGATTCCGGCAGCCAGCTCGAGCAAGCGATTCGGTTTATCGACAAAAATTATAAGCAAGACATCTCGTTGCAGGAGGTTGCTCTATCGCTGTACATGAGCCCTTCGTATTTTTCTGTGAAGTTCAAAGAGGCCGCCGGGATGAATTTTATCGATTACGTCACGATGAAGAGAGTGGAGCAAGCCGCGGCGCTGCTCGCCGGAACGAATAAGAAAGTTGTTGAAATTTCCAGAGAGGTAGGGTACGAGGACGAAAAATATTTTTCGCGCGTATTCAAGCGAGAGAAGCAGGTTTCTCCCGGGCAATACCGGAAAGAAAAACAGGTTTCTGAATTGTAA